One window of Medicago truncatula cultivar Jemalong A17 chromosome 2, MtrunA17r5.0-ANR, whole genome shotgun sequence genomic DNA carries:
- the LOC11416650 gene encoding uncharacterized protein, translated as MNTDITASTKPDYPVIDRNPPFTTVVGNFNTLDYLRFTTIAGISVTVGYLSGIKPGIRGPSMVTGGLIGVMGGFMYAYQNSAGRIMGFFPNDAEVARHNKK; from the exons ATGAACACAGACATAACTGCATCAACAAAACCAGATTACCCAGTCATTGATCGCAACCCACCATTCACCACCGTCGTCGGAAACTTCAACACTCTCGACTACCTCCGTTTCACCACCATCGCCGGCATTTCCGTCACCGTCGGTTATCTTTCCG GGATTAAGCCTGGAATTAGAGGACCTTCAATGGTGACTGGTGGATTGATTGGTGTTATGGGTGGATTCATGTATGCTTATCAGAATTCTGCTGGGAGAATCATGGGTTTCTTTCCCAATGATGCTGAGGTAGCTCGTCAcaacaaaaaatga